Within Candidatus Thermoplasmatota archaeon, the genomic segment CCCCGCGGCCTCGATGCCCGTGAGCCACACGACCGCGGCCGTCAGACGAGGGACACCCCCTCGAGCGAGGCGGGCTTGGGAAGACCCGCGAGGTCGAGCACAGTCGGGGCGACGTCGAGGATGTCCGCGGCGGGCGGCGCGACGAGGCGCGGTCCCGCGCGTCCCGCGTGGAGGATGCAGACGCCCCACGCGTCGTGGTTCGCGTCGTCCGTCCCCACCTCGGCCGTCTCGCTCACGAGCGACGCGTGTCCCACGGACTCGTGCGCGCGGTAGCGAAGGTTGCCGAGGTAGACGAGCAGGTCGGGGGCCTCCTTCGTCGCGGGGCCGCGGTACACGTCCTCGGGCTTGAGGACGCGGGTCCCCGGCGCGAGCGCGGCGAGGCGCGACGCGAGGTCGTCACGGAATGCCTCGTATTCGCCCGGCCTCACGCAGCCCTCGGGCTCGCGCCCCTTCAGGTTGACGAAGACGCGCGCGTAATAGCCGCCGAGCGCCCAGGCCTTCGTGCGCGACCAGTCGACGCTCGCCGGCGAGAAGCGCTCGACGCCCGAAGGCGCGCGCTTCAGCGCGAGAAGCCCCTCGGAGACGAGCCAGTCGTTGAGGTTGATCGCGCCGTCCATCGCGCGGGCGCCGTGGTCCGAGACGACGAGGACGGCGGTGTCGTTGTCGAGCTTCGCGAGGAAGTCGCCGAGCCGGCGATCGACGTGCGCGTAATAGTCCGCGATCGCGGTGCGGAAGGGCGAGTCGGGCTCGTGGAGCCGGTGGGCGGGGTCGTGGTGGCGCCAGAACCCGTGGTGGACGCGGTCCGTGCCGATCTCGACCATCGCGAAGAGGTCCCATTC encodes:
- a CDS encoding alkaline phosphatase family protein yields the protein MRVAVIGLDGMPPRLLEELAPAMPNLTRLARGGLALPMRSTDPPITVPAWSVMMSGRNPGALGFTGFRNLRRGTYDDQYVANATHVAEPRLWDLFGEANRKVVVHGVPQTWPARKVNGVMTTCLLTPDCAPFAYPPSVEDEVREVVGGDYPFDVSGFRSRDRAELLDALHVMLDRHFDVAERLATTREWDLFAMVEIGTDRVHHGFWRHHDPAHRLHEPDSPFRTAIADYYAHVDRRLGDFLAKLDNDTAVLVVSDHGARAMDGAINLNDWLVSEGLLALKRAPSGVERFSPASVDWSRTKAWALGGYYARVFVNLKGREPEGCVRPGEYEAFRDDLASRLAALAPGTRVLKPEDVYRGPATKEAPDLLVYLGNLRYRAHESVGHASLVSETAEVGTDDANHDAWGVCILHAGRAGPRLVAPPAADILDVAPTVLDLAGLPKPASLEGVSLV